One window of Ictalurus punctatus breed USDA103 chromosome 22, Coco_2.0, whole genome shotgun sequence genomic DNA carries:
- the LOC128628961 gene encoding histidine-rich protein PFHRP-II-like — protein sequence MASRGLFPNYFPTGTSTHVSYTYTHASFTATHASFTATHASYTYTHASFTTTHVSYTYTHASFTATHASYTATHVSYTYTHASFTATHASFTATHASYTYTHASFTTTHVSYTYTHASFIATHASYTATHVSYTYTHASFTATHASYTATHASFTATHASYTATHVSYTVTHASYTVTHASFTATHASYMATHASFTATHASYTATHVSYTVTHASYTYTHASFTATHASYMATHASFTATHASYTATHVSYTVTHASYTYTHASYTYTHASYTITHASYTATHASYTYTHASYTYTHASFTATHASYTATHASYTATHVSYTVKHASYTYTHASYTYTHASFTATHASYTTTHTSYTTREKCSIARN from the coding sequence atggccagtcGTGGCCTGTTTCCTAATTATTTCCCCACAGGCACCTCTACACACGTATCCTACACCTATacacacgcctccttcaccgctacacacgcctccttcaccgctACACACGCCTCCTACACCTATacacacgcctccttcaccacTACACACGTCTCCTACACCTATacacacgcctccttcaccgctACACACGCCTCCTACACGGCTACACACGTCTCCTACACCTATacacacgcctccttcaccgctacacacgcctccttcaccgctACACACGCCTCCTACACCTATacacacgcctccttcaccacTACACACGTCTCCTACACCTATACACACGCCTCCTTCATCGCTACACACGCCTCCTACACGGCTACACACGTCTCCTACACCTATacacacgcctccttcaccgctACACACGCCTCCTACACGGCTacacacgcctccttcaccgctACACACGCCTCCTACACGGCTACACACGTCTCCTACACCGTTACACACGCCTCCTACACCGTTacacacgcctccttcaccgctACACACGCCTCCTACATGGCTACACATGCCTCCTTCACCGCTACACACGCCTCCTACACGGCTACACACGTCTCCTACACCGTTACACACGCCTCCTACACCTATacacacgcctccttcaccgctACACACGCCTCCTACATGGCTACACATGCCTCCTTCACCGCTACACACGCCTCCTACACGGCTACACACGTCTCCTACACCGTTACACACGCCTCCTACACCTATACACACGCCTCCTACACCTATACACACGCCTCCTACACCATTACACACGCCTCCTACACGGCTACACACGCCTCCTACACCTATACACACGCCTCCTACACCTATacacacgcctccttcaccgctACACACGCCTCCTACACGGCTACACACGCCTCCTACACGGCTACACACGTCTCCTACACTGTTAAACACGCCTCCTACACCTATACGCACGCCTCCTACACCTATacacacgcctccttcaccgctACACATGCCTcctacaccactacacacacctCCTACACCACTAGAGAAAAATGTAGTATAGCAAGAAACTAA